One window of the Vigna radiata var. radiata cultivar VC1973A chromosome 1, Vradiata_ver6, whole genome shotgun sequence genome contains the following:
- the LOC106758128 gene encoding uncharacterized protein LOC106758128: MNSSPSPLFSEVTDKPFLPPTSPPSIVPDLVSFSSQPVYVEPVTATPQRKSARPTHKPSYLQDYRCNMLSTSSATQSSTDDIVLAGDDIQEIQTVKALLNAKFKIRDLGQLKYFLGLEIARSQHGINLS; this comes from the exons ATgaattcatctccatcacctcTTTTCTCAGAAGTTACTGATAAACCCTTTTTACCACCTACATCTCCTCCTTCTATTGTTCCAGACCTTGttagtttttcttctcaacCTGTTTATGTTGAACCTGTCACTGCTACTCCACAAAGGAAATCAGCCAGGCCAACACATAAACCATCTTATTTGCAGGACTATCGTTGCAACATGTTATCTACTTCTTCCGCCACTCAGTCATCCACAG atgatatagttTTGGCAGGTGATGACATCCAGGAAATCCAAACTGTGAAGGCTCtattgaatgcaaagttcaaaattaGAGACCTAGGCCAACTCAAGTATTTTCTGGGCTTAGAAATTGCAAGATCTCAACACGGCATTAATTTGTCATAA